Proteins encoded within one genomic window of Corvus hawaiiensis isolate bCorHaw1 chromosome 9, bCorHaw1.pri.cur, whole genome shotgun sequence:
- the REG4 gene encoding regenerating islet-derived protein 4, translating into MAAAARLALLLLGCVGLLHGVDGRYINYCPDGWSYYGLSCFKFFSEPRTWDEAERQCQDVKKGAHLAWVEDAYEGLILARAISYYQRAQPVWIGLQKSKESQAWQWTSGNNYSVATGMPGNGARGGRCAVLTHQSGFSTWSSADCSRKHHYVCKFYPFH; encoded by the exons ATGGCGGCAGCGGCCAGACTcgccctcctgctgctgggctgcgTGGGGCTCCTGCACGGAGTCG ATGGCAGGTACATAAACTACTGCCCCGACGGCTGGTCCTACTACGGGCTAAGCTGCTTCAAGTTCTTCTCTGAGCCCCGGACCTGGGACGAGGCTGAG AGGCAGTGCCAGGATGTCAAGAAAGGCGCCCACCTGGCCTGGGTGGAGGACGCCTACGAGGGACTCATCCTGGCGAGAGCCATCTCCTACTACCAGCGCGCGCAGCCCGTATGGATTGGACTCCAAAAGAGTAAAGAG AGCCAGGCCTGGCAGTGGACAAGTGGGAATAACTACAGTGTCGCCACTGGGATGCCTGGGAACGGTGCCCGAGGGGGGAGATGCGCCGTGCTGACCCACCAGAGCG GCTTCTCTACGTGGTCCAGTGCCGACTGCTCCCGGAAGCATCACTACGTCTGCAAGTTCTACCCCTTTCACTGA